From Rhizobium sp. NZLR1, a single genomic window includes:
- a CDS encoding Mth938-like domain-containing protein yields the protein MAKGIEIRAAHFPGRAPIDSYGNGGFRFADMSHRGSILCLPSGIHGWDMDMSKPLSPENFRRVLDEADEIEVLLVGTGTELRRLPEELKLALKSRGISSDPMSTGAAVRTFNIMLAEQRAVAAALIAV from the coding sequence ATGGCAAAAGGCATAGAAATCCGCGCCGCGCATTTCCCCGGGCGCGCGCCGATCGATAGCTACGGCAATGGCGGGTTCCGCTTTGCCGATATGTCTCATCGCGGCTCGATCCTTTGTCTTCCCTCCGGCATTCACGGTTGGGACATGGATATGTCGAAACCGCTGTCGCCTGAAAATTTTCGGCGTGTGCTCGATGAGGCTGACGAGATCGAGGTTCTGCTTGTCGGCACCGGAACCGAGCTTCGCCGTCTGCCCGAGGAATTGAAACTGGCGCTGAAATCGCGTGGCATCTCCTCCGATCCGATGAGCACCGGCGCGGCGGTACGCACCTTCAATATCATGCTCGCCGAGCAGCGCGCCGTCGCTGCGGCATTGATCGCGGTCTGA
- a CDS encoding phytoene/squalene synthase family protein has product MAEANSATNQEICLAMLRDSDRDRYLACLLSPEEKRGALAALYAFNAELARIRDLVHETLPGEVRLQYWRDLLEGSAHGSTAANPVAAALLAAIETHRLPRKTLIDMIEARTFDLYDDPMETRLSLEGYAGETASALIQLASLVLSPEEAARSANAAGHAGVAQAVAGLLLLMPLHRRRGQVYIPLQILFATGLDRDSFLAGEDRPRIAAAIEAFAGLGREHLVKARAAGPIAPAVFPAFLPATLAEPVLVNAQKRGALIFDRPLQSPQWRRQLQMGLAAARRKI; this is encoded by the coding sequence ATGGCTGAAGCCAATAGTGCGACGAACCAGGAGATCTGCCTGGCGATGCTCCGTGACAGCGACCGCGACCGTTATCTTGCCTGTCTTTTGTCGCCGGAGGAAAAGCGCGGCGCGCTTGCAGCTCTCTATGCCTTCAATGCCGAGCTTGCCCGCATCCGTGATCTCGTGCACGAGACTTTGCCCGGCGAGGTGCGGCTGCAATATTGGCGGGATCTGCTGGAAGGCAGCGCACACGGGTCGACGGCAGCCAATCCCGTCGCCGCCGCACTTCTGGCGGCGATCGAAACCCATCGCCTTCCGCGCAAGACGCTGATCGACATGATCGAGGCCCGCACCTTCGATCTCTATGATGATCCGATGGAAACGCGTCTTTCACTCGAAGGTTATGCCGGCGAGACGGCATCAGCCCTCATTCAGCTTGCAAGCCTCGTGCTGTCGCCTGAGGAGGCCGCACGATCGGCGAATGCTGCCGGCCACGCCGGCGTCGCCCAGGCTGTCGCTGGCCTGTTGCTGCTGATGCCGCTGCATCGCCGCCGTGGTCAGGTCTATATTCCGCTGCAGATCCTTTTCGCCACCGGGCTCGACCGCGATTCCTTCCTTGCCGGCGAAGACAGGCCACGCATCGCAGCCGCCATCGAGGCCTTCGCCGGCCTCGGTCGCGAGCATCTGGTAAAGGCGCGGGCGGCGGGGCCGATTGCGCCGGCGGTCTTTCCGGCCTTTCTGCCGGCGACCCTTGCCGAACCGGTACTCGTCAACGCGCAGAAACGCGGCGCTTTGATATTTGACCGGCCGCTGCAGTCGCCGCAATGGCGCCGCCAGTTGCAGATGGGGCTGGCCGCGGCGCGCCGCAAAATCTGA
- the trmFO gene encoding methylenetetrahydrofolate--tRNA-(uracil(54)-C(5))-methyltransferase (FADH(2)-oxidizing) TrmFO has protein sequence MNTISSYSPIHVVGGGLAGSEAAWQIASSGIPVILHEMRGVRGTDAHKTDGLAELVCSNSFRSDDATSNAVGVIHSEMRMAGSLIMATADRHQVPAGGALAVDRDGFSEAVTRAIHDHPLITVVREEVTGLPPRDWDLAIVATGPLTAPSLASAIQAETGKDSLAFFDAIAPIMYRESIDMDICWYQSRYDKVGPGGTGKDYINCPMDEAQYNAFVDALISGDTVGFKEWEGTPYFDGCLPIEVMAERGRETLRHGPMKPMGLTNAHNPTVKAYAVVQLRQDNALGTLYNMVGFQTKLKYGAQAEIFRMIPGLENAEFARLGGLHRNTYINSPTLLDPSLTLKSRPGLRFAGQITGCEGYVESASVGLMAGRFAAAERKGEAISLPPATTALGSLLGHITGGHIVTDEEPGKRSFQPMNINFGLFPELQPGSIVKPEGVKRFRGKDKTIMKRQLIARRALADCAAWLG, from the coding sequence ATGAACACGATCTCCTCCTATTCCCCCATCCATGTCGTCGGCGGCGGGCTTGCCGGTTCGGAAGCCGCCTGGCAGATCGCCAGCTCCGGCATCCCCGTCATCCTGCATGAAATGCGCGGGGTGCGCGGCACGGATGCGCATAAAACCGACGGCCTTGCCGAACTCGTCTGCTCCAATTCCTTCCGCTCCGACGATGCGACCAGCAATGCCGTCGGCGTCATCCATTCCGAGATGCGCATGGCGGGCTCACTGATCATGGCCACTGCCGATCGGCACCAGGTTCCGGCAGGTGGCGCGCTCGCCGTCGATCGCGATGGCTTCTCCGAGGCGGTGACGAGGGCGATCCATGACCACCCGCTGATCACGGTCGTGCGGGAAGAGGTCACCGGCCTGCCGCCAAGGGACTGGGATCTTGCCATCGTCGCCACCGGGCCGCTGACGGCGCCGTCACTCGCAAGCGCCATCCAGGCAGAAACCGGCAAGGATTCGCTCGCCTTCTTCGACGCCATCGCGCCGATCATGTACCGCGAGAGCATCGACATGGATATTTGCTGGTATCAGTCGCGCTACGACAAGGTCGGCCCCGGCGGCACCGGCAAGGATTACATCAATTGCCCGATGGACGAGGCGCAGTACAATGCCTTCGTCGACGCGCTGATATCAGGCGACACGGTCGGTTTCAAAGAATGGGAAGGCACGCCTTATTTCGACGGTTGCCTGCCGATCGAGGTGATGGCCGAACGCGGCCGCGAGACCCTGCGCCACGGGCCAATGAAGCCGATGGGGCTGACGAACGCGCATAACCCGACGGTCAAGGCCTATGCCGTCGTGCAGCTGCGGCAGGACAATGCGCTCGGCACGCTTTACAACATGGTCGGCTTCCAGACGAAGCTGAAATATGGCGCGCAAGCGGAAATTTTTCGGATGATCCCCGGCCTGGAAAATGCGGAATTTGCCCGTCTCGGCGGTCTTCACCGGAACACCTATATCAATTCCCCCACCCTGCTCGACCCGTCGCTGACGCTGAAATCGCGGCCCGGCCTGCGTTTCGCCGGCCAGATCACCGGCTGCGAAGGTTATGTGGAAAGCGCCAGCGTCGGGCTGATGGCCGGCCGTTTCGCCGCCGCCGAACGCAAAGGCGAGGCGATCTCGCTGCCGCCGGCGACGACGGCGCTGGGCTCGCTGCTCGGTCATATCACCGGTGGGCATATCGTCACCGACGAGGAGCCGGGTAAACGATCATTCCAGCCGATGAACATCAATTTCGGGCTGTTTCCGGAGCTCCAGCCGGGTTCGATCGTCAAGCCCGAGGGCGTCAAACGTTTCCGCGGCAAGGACAAGACGATCATGAAACGGCAGTTGATCGCACGCCGCGCGCTTGCAGACTGCGCCGCCTGGCTCGGCTAA
- a CDS encoding DUF1127 domain-containing protein produces the protein MNPIRIARSWLSYRRTLNELGGLSNQTLSDIGVSRYDIRNIASRSFR, from the coding sequence ATGAACCCGATCCGCATTGCAAGAAGCTGGCTCAGCTACCGCCGTACGCTCAATGAACTCGGCGGCCTTTCGAACCAGACCCTGTCCGATATCGGCGTCAGCCGCTACGACATCCGCAATATCGCATCCCGCTCGTTCCGCTAA
- a CDS encoding DUF1127 domain-containing protein, translated as MNFSRSFNNWRKYRQTITELGRMTNRELHDLGIDRSDINRVAREASSR; from the coding sequence ATGAACTTCTCTCGCTCTTTCAATAACTGGCGCAAGTATCGTCAGACGATCACGGAACTTGGCCGCATGACCAACCGCGAATTGCACGATCTCGGCATCGACCGTTCGGACATTAATCGCGTTGCCCGTGAGGCTTCTTCCCGCTAA
- a CDS encoding DUF2157 domain-containing protein, producing the protein MYRGRLERDLSLWVGKGLLGQETAGALLAEYDSRPASFSLGRVLMALAAVLLAAAILLVVASNWEAIPRLVRVGVILALIWVVHIAAARMLARGATAAASGLLIIGAMSFGGAISLVGQMYHLSGDEQTVMYLWFAIATISAILFRSGAVAVVAGFLSWASFAVYLENHDTHWIGLDPWMAPVMAVIIIGLVRYTGAERARHLAYLLLIGWLAWLYTLYEEIAVALAFAIGGMAAFVLTALPLPRITSLLRSAGAAPAFYSFLVAAIGLLLLHFEIEDGWRLVVLGLATLAASVLAIALHGRDNGAVRYLAYTTFAAEMLYLASVTVGSILGTSSLFLFSGLVVALVAWIVIRLERRFSANAQGERV; encoded by the coding sequence ATGTATCGCGGCAGATTGGAGCGGGATCTCTCACTCTGGGTAGGCAAGGGCCTGCTGGGGCAGGAAACGGCAGGCGCGCTTCTCGCCGAATATGACAGCCGCCCGGCAAGCTTCAGCCTCGGGCGGGTGCTGATGGCGCTGGCGGCGGTACTGCTTGCAGCCGCCATCCTGCTGGTCGTCGCCTCCAACTGGGAGGCTATTCCGCGCCTCGTCCGCGTCGGCGTCATCCTTGCCCTGATCTGGGTGGTGCATATTGCCGCCGCTCGGATGCTCGCCCGCGGTGCGACAGCGGCGGCAAGCGGCTTGCTGATCATCGGCGCGATGAGTTTCGGCGGCGCCATCTCGCTGGTCGGGCAGATGTATCATCTCTCCGGCGATGAGCAGACGGTGATGTATCTCTGGTTCGCGATTGCGACGATTTCCGCGATCCTGTTCCGTTCGGGCGCAGTGGCCGTCGTCGCCGGCTTCCTCTCCTGGGCGTCTTTCGCCGTCTATCTCGAGAATCACGACACACATTGGATAGGACTCGATCCCTGGATGGCGCCGGTTATGGCGGTGATCATTATCGGGCTGGTGCGGTATACCGGCGCCGAGCGGGCCCGCCATCTGGCCTATCTGCTTTTGATCGGTTGGCTTGCCTGGCTCTATACGCTTTATGAGGAAATCGCCGTGGCGCTCGCCTTCGCGATCGGCGGCATGGCGGCCTTCGTCCTGACGGCATTGCCGCTCCCGCGGATTACCTCCCTGCTCAGGAGCGCCGGTGCGGCCCCGGCCTTCTACAGCTTCCTTGTCGCTGCGATCGGCTTGCTGCTGCTGCATTTCGAAATCGAGGACGGCTGGCGGCTGGTGGTGCTCGGCCTGGCGACGCTTGCCGCTTCAGTGCTGGCGATTGCCCTGCATGGCAGGGACAACGGTGCGGTGCGTTATCTCGCCTACACCACGTTTGCCGCCGAAATGCTTTATCTCGCTTCCGTCACGGTCGGCTCGATCCTCGGCACGTCGAGCCTCTTCCTGTTCTCCGGTCTCGTGGTCGCACTGGTTGCCTGGATCGTCATCCGTCTCGAGCGGCGTTTTTCGGCGAATGCACAGGGGGAGCGCGTATGA
- a CDS encoding GDYXXLXY domain-containing protein, protein MSSFMARLQSGKGYLLSAIVVAGLQTLILGTIIQSRASILADGAEVLLKTAPVDPRDFLRGDYVVLNYDISSVPVQTVSGGIPVEPGERTLWVRLKKQEDGFWTVTESSFHGLPPLPETVILRSQPFYSGGLAAADSIRVEYGIERYYVPEGEGKPIEEVRTDGNVAIAVRVSPAGGAQIRSLLVDGKPVYDEPLY, encoded by the coding sequence ATGAGCTCGTTCATGGCAAGGCTGCAATCCGGAAAGGGCTATCTGCTTTCGGCGATCGTCGTCGCCGGCCTGCAGACCCTTATCCTCGGCACGATCATCCAGAGCCGGGCGTCAATCCTCGCCGATGGCGCCGAGGTGCTGCTGAAAACGGCGCCGGTCGATCCGCGCGATTTCCTGCGCGGCGACTATGTCGTCTTGAACTACGACATTTCCTCGGTGCCGGTGCAGACGGTTTCCGGCGGTATTCCGGTCGAGCCCGGCGAGCGGACTTTATGGGTCCGGTTGAAGAAGCAGGAGGATGGTTTCTGGACGGTGACCGAATCGTCCTTTCACGGACTGCCACCGCTACCGGAGACGGTGATTCTGCGCAGCCAGCCATTCTACAGTGGCGGACTGGCCGCGGCCGACAGCATCCGCGTCGAATACGGTATCGAGCGCTACTACGTTCCCGAAGGCGAGGGCAAGCCGATCGAGGAGGTTCGCACTGACGGCAATGTCGCAATCGCGGTGCGCGTTTCGCCAGCGGGAGGCGCACAAATCCGCAGTCTTCTCGTTGACGGCAAGCCGGTTTACGACGAGCCGCTTTACTGA
- the tig gene encoding trigger factor — MQVIETLAEGLKREIKVVIPAKDMQDKMNERLADVKDKVRINGFRPGKVPAAHLKKVYGKSIMADLVNEIVREQPSAILSSRGEKSATQPEIAMTEDKDEADKILAAEQDFEFTLSYEVLPPIELKSVKGIKVTREVIDISDDEVNEQVLKVAESARAYETKTGKAANGDRITMDYVGKVDGEAFEGGTDQGAELVLGSGRFIPGFEDQLVGAKAGDEKTITVTFPADYPAKNLAGKEATFDVSVKDVAAPAAVEINDELASKLGIESADRLKEIVRGQIESQYGSLTRQKLKRQILDQLDEMYKFETPNSLVDAEYNGIWSQVNNDLAQSGKTFEDEDTTEEKAREEYKTLAERRVRLGLVLSEIGEKAGVEVSEDEMQRAIYEQLRQYPGQEKQILEFFRSQPGAAASIRAPIFEEKVIDHLLTEIDVTDKKVTKEELLAEEEGEAKTETKKAAPKKKAAAKAEAADAGEGEEAAPKKKAAPKKKAADESAE, encoded by the coding sequence ATGCAGGTTATCGAAACGCTCGCTGAAGGGCTGAAGCGCGAAATCAAGGTCGTTATCCCGGCCAAGGACATGCAAGACAAGATGAATGAGCGTCTTGCCGATGTGAAGGACAAGGTTCGCATCAACGGCTTCCGTCCGGGCAAGGTACCCGCTGCTCACCTGAAGAAGGTCTACGGCAAGTCGATCATGGCCGACCTCGTCAACGAGATCGTCCGCGAGCAGCCGTCCGCCATCCTGTCCAGCCGCGGCGAAAAATCGGCCACGCAGCCGGAAATCGCCATGACCGAAGACAAGGATGAAGCTGACAAGATCCTCGCCGCCGAGCAGGATTTCGAATTCACGCTCTCCTATGAAGTGCTGCCGCCGATCGAACTGAAGTCGGTCAAGGGCATCAAGGTCACACGCGAAGTCATCGACATCTCGGACGACGAAGTCAACGAGCAGGTCCTGAAGGTCGCCGAAAGCGCTCGCGCCTACGAGACCAAGACCGGCAAGGCCGCGAACGGCGACCGCATCACCATGGACTACGTCGGCAAGGTCGACGGCGAAGCCTTCGAAGGCGGCACCGACCAGGGCGCCGAACTGGTGCTCGGCTCCGGCCGCTTCATTCCTGGCTTCGAAGACCAGCTCGTCGGCGCCAAGGCTGGCGACGAGAAGACCATCACCGTGACCTTCCCGGCTGACTATCCGGCCAAGAACCTCGCCGGCAAGGAAGCGACCTTCGACGTATCGGTCAAGGATGTTGCAGCACCTGCCGCTGTCGAGATCAACGACGAACTCGCCTCGAAGCTCGGCATCGAATCCGCCGACCGCCTGAAGGAAATCGTTCGCGGCCAGATCGAATCGCAGTACGGCTCGCTGACCCGCCAGAAGCTGAAGCGCCAGATCCTCGACCAGCTCGACGAGATGTACAAGTTCGAGACCCCGAACTCGCTCGTCGATGCCGAATACAACGGCATCTGGAGCCAGGTGAACAACGACCTCGCCCAGTCCGGCAAGACCTTCGAGGACGAAGACACGACCGAAGAGAAGGCACGTGAGGAATACAAGACGCTCGCCGAGCGTCGTGTCCGCCTCGGCCTCGTTCTCTCCGAAATCGGCGAAAAGGCCGGCGTCGAAGTCAGCGAAGACGAAATGCAGCGTGCGATCTACGAACAGCTGCGCCAGTATCCGGGCCAGGAAAAGCAGATCCTCGAATTCTTCCGCAGCCAGCCGGGTGCCGCCGCGTCGATCCGCGCGCCGATCTTCGAAGAGAAGGTCATCGATCACCTGCTGACCGAAATCGACGTCACCGACAAGAAGGTGACCAAGGAAGAGCTGCTCGCCGAGGAAGAAGGCGAGGCTAAGACTGAGACCAAAAAGGCCGCCCCGAAGAAGAAGGCTGCCGCCAAGGCCGAAGCTGCCGACGCCGGCGAAGGCGAGGAAGCCGCTCCGAAGAAGAAGGCTGCTCCGAAGAAGAAGGCGGCTGACGAAAGCGCCGAATAA
- a CDS encoding nuclear transport factor 2 family protein: MTAKHDMKKCVEEIYAVRDRGDIEGTLALIGEDCTFRMAGNTRLAPFSTESGGHAFRQVIEQLITVWDLSNIKTVGIYVDEDEHMVFAHREGEVRHIPSGASFYTEFVDKIHFRDGKPVKIVEFVDTLQVAETSQIIQVA; the protein is encoded by the coding sequence ATGACCGCAAAACATGACATGAAGAAATGCGTGGAAGAAATCTACGCTGTGCGCGACCGCGGCGATATCGAGGGCACGCTGGCGCTGATCGGCGAGGATTGCACCTTCCGGATGGCCGGCAATACACGGTTGGCGCCTTTTTCAACTGAATCCGGCGGGCATGCCTTTCGCCAAGTGATAGAGCAACTCATCACTGTGTGGGATCTATCCAATATCAAGACAGTCGGCATCTATGTGGACGAGGACGAGCATATGGTCTTCGCCCATCGCGAGGGTGAGGTCAGGCACATCCCATCGGGTGCGAGCTTCTATACGGAATTCGTCGACAAGATCCATTTCAGGGACGGGAAACCGGTCAAGATCGTCGAATTCGTCGACACACTGCAAGTGGCCGAGACAAGTCAGATAATCCAGGTCGCTTAG